One Peromyscus leucopus breed LL Stock chromosome 4, UCI_PerLeu_2.1, whole genome shotgun sequence genomic region harbors:
- the LOC114692659 gene encoding translation initiation factor IF-2-like: MGQRPLTDSGASPAGRALSFGPGRSRPRPAPRTFGFQSPQPLGGARSRVGGPEEEEAAQDEEAVPRALARGRAELACAPALGAGGRAASPQPPRRRLDWRLPRARLRGGRGGGRADCGPGGRRSRPAPEQGGRGGRLVRAKRDMARRLSSPGGPVGMVKHYRRGDVTFEPPGR; this comes from the exons ATGGGGCAGAGGCCACTCACCGATTCGGGCGCGTCCCCGGCCGGGAGAGCGCTCAGCTTCGGCCCTGGCAGGTCGCGGCCCCGCCCGGCGCCGCGCACTTTCGGTTTCCAGTCCCCGCAGCCCCTGGGCGGGGCGAGGAGCCGGGTGGGCGgcccggaggaggaggaggccgcgCAGGACGAGGAGGCGGTGCCGCGGGCGCTAGCGAGAGGCCGGGCCGAGCTCGCCTGCGCCCCCGCCCTCGGGGCGGGCGGAAGGGCGGCGTCGCCTCAGCCCCCGCGGCGGCGGCTGGACTGGCGGCTCCCGCGGGCGCGGCTGAGGGGAGGGCGCGGCGGGGGGCGGGCTGACTGCGGCCCCGGCGGCCGCCGGTCTCGGCCGGCCCCGGAGCAGGGGGGACGCGGCGGGCGGCTCGTGCGTGCCAAGCGCGACATGGCGCGGAGGCTGAGCAGCCCCGGAGGCCCA GTTGGCATGGTCAAGCACTACCGGAGAGGAGACGTCACCTTTGAGCCTCCAGGAAGATGA